The following coding sequences are from one Streptococcus sp. NPS 308 window:
- the rlmD gene encoding 23S rRNA (uracil(1939)-C(5))-methyltransferase RlmD, whose product MNLKVKQKIPLKIKRMGINGEGIGFYQKTLVFVPGALKGEDIYCQITSIKRNFVEAKLLKVNKKSKFRVVPACTIYNECGGCQIMHLHYDKQLEFKTDLLHQALKKFAPAGYENYEIRPTIGMQEPKYYRAKLQFQTRKFNNQVKAGLYAQNSHYLVELKDCLVQDKETQVIANRLAELLTYHQIPITDERKTLGVRTIMVRRARKTGQVQIIIVTNRQLNLNQLVKDLVNDFPEVVTVAVNTNTAKTSEIYGEKTEIIWGQESIQEGVLDYEFSLSPRAFYQLNPEQTEILYSQAVKALDVSEEDHLIDAYCGVGTIGFAFAKKVKSLRGMDIIPEAIEDAKRNAQRMGFDNAYYEAGTAEEIIPRWYKEGYRADALIVDPPRTGLDDELLETILTYVPEKMVYVSCNVSTLARDLVKLVKVYDLHYIQSVDMFPHTARTEAVVKLVKRKSL is encoded by the coding sequence ATGAATCTAAAAGTCAAACAAAAAATTCCATTAAAAATTAAGCGTATGGGCATCAATGGTGAGGGAATCGGTTTTTACCAGAAAACCCTCGTTTTTGTGCCAGGTGCTCTCAAGGGAGAAGATATCTATTGTCAGATTACTTCTATTAAACGTAACTTTGTAGAAGCAAAGTTACTCAAAGTAAATAAAAAGTCCAAGTTTCGAGTCGTACCAGCATGTACGATTTATAATGAATGTGGTGGTTGCCAAATCATGCATCTCCACTATGATAAACAGTTAGAGTTCAAAACAGATTTGCTCCACCAAGCCTTGAAAAAATTTGCTCCTGCAGGATATGAAAACTATGAAATCCGTCCAACTATCGGAATGCAGGAACCAAAGTACTACCGTGCTAAGTTGCAATTTCAGACTCGAAAATTCAACAATCAGGTCAAGGCGGGTTTGTATGCGCAAAATTCTCATTACCTTGTCGAGTTGAAAGACTGCTTGGTGCAAGATAAGGAAACCCAAGTGATTGCAAATCGCTTAGCTGAACTTCTTACTTACCATCAAATCCCCATCACCGATGAGAGAAAAACGCTAGGTGTTCGCACCATCATGGTACGTCGAGCGAGAAAAACTGGACAAGTCCAGATTATCATTGTCACAAATCGCCAGCTTAATTTGAATCAACTAGTCAAAGACCTAGTTAATGATTTTCCAGAAGTTGTCACGGTTGCTGTCAATACAAATACAGCAAAAACAAGTGAAATCTATGGTGAAAAGACAGAAATTATCTGGGGCCAAGAGAGTATTCAAGAAGGAGTACTCGACTATGAGTTTTCTCTCTCCCCTCGAGCCTTCTATCAGCTCAATCCTGAGCAGACCGAGATTCTCTATAGTCAAGCGGTTAAGGCCCTAGATGTTAGTGAAGAAGATCATTTGATTGATGCCTATTGCGGTGTTGGGACGATTGGATTTGCTTTCGCGAAGAAGGTCAAGAGCCTCAGAGGAATGGACATTATCCCGGAAGCCATTGAAGATGCCAAGCGAAATGCCCAGAGAATGGGATTTGATAACGCCTATTATGAAGCTGGGACTGCAGAAGAGATTATTCCACGTTGGTACAAAGAAGGATACCGAGCAGATGCCTTGATTGTAGATCCTCCGCGAACTGGTTTAGATGATGAGTTGTTAGAGACAATCCTAACCTATGTTCCAGAAAAGATGGTCTATGTATCTTGTAATGTTTCAACATTAGCACGAGATTTGGTTAAACTTGTGAAAGTATACGACCTCCACTACATCCAGTCAGTCGATATGTTTCCTCACACCGCACGGACAGAGGCGGTCGTGAAGTTGGTGAAACGAAAAAGCTTGTAA